One bacterium DNA segment encodes these proteins:
- a CDS encoding thrombospondin type 3 repeat-containing protein, which produces MTGCQRHRVGKGRAAGLLLAVAFLFAASAVHGKPAIDAQWSSTTGIGRPGGHVIEAGPGDTLVAKIFLRADELGISRYSISVRFDEGGGDELDLVGVSTSLPPGFDAELLPSPASQTDSTPTMAGEILRIGAETFDDYGPAVTSFEIAELTFTVNTPVTDGYDLRIDLIDPADRIVSNVLAPRGPDVRGGRLAVHASLPQGHEVDLDFMELVHFTSFGPDPATGLGEVPYAYYIGRFETTNDEWVELLNAVDPTGANPLGLYDPEQTSSSNGGIDYFPGNPAGEKYASKPNRGRFPVNFVDWFDALRYVNWLENGKMDGGDTEVGSYNLLTSPVTDLGGAFGLPTENEWYKAAYGRPIDGFWWLYPIQSNSPPGVATCNFSTRTVNNPSSTTVNYSSACGYPVEVGTARAGQTTNGTQDQAGNVSEWIYALSGDGLFAKHRGSHFDEYTAPLESTFGGTFSPTGTSTDFIGFRIVHRRDSPDSDADGIQDRFGASTFDICFGGQNFGCRDNCNDVRNPDQTDTDGDGVGDACDTCPYDWNPLETFDLFGDDEFFIPGQHDTDGDGLGDICDDDVDGDGIPNESDPDADGDGVMDSGAPWICGQEPSGQPCNDNCPGIPNSAQFDCDVDGFGDQCDYRLDVGAGPDLDGDGVGDRNDVCPGFLDPDQSDFDRDGFGDVCDLCPTVNEEIQIDADLDGVGDACDVCPFDYDPGQADADLDGVGDACDLGLDTDGDGVPDADDGCPLVFETSSADTDGDGIGDACDPTVEVSQTDFMDATGYNGCNFDSDNDEFFETAAGGSTFQWLYNGSDATGECFLTGDLDENGFVPWGYVPTGPSGADCCVYSYAQDESDPNPSVVMVTVEFGGAMVDTTNSDADFVYDTCDNCPAITNADQADLDGDEVGDVCDNCPNDPNPSQADTDGDGIGDACDAILGPEPDGLTMFWIGLLAAAALARVRVRAAIG; this is translated from the coding sequence ATGACCGGATGCCAGCGACATCGAGTCGGGAAGGGCCGCGCAGCCGGGCTGCTGCTCGCGGTGGCTTTCCTGTTCGCGGCCTCCGCCGTCCACGGGAAGCCGGCGATCGATGCGCAATGGTCCTCGACGACCGGCATCGGCCGGCCGGGGGGGCACGTCATCGAGGCCGGCCCCGGCGACACCCTCGTCGCGAAGATCTTCCTCCGCGCCGACGAGCTCGGCATCAGCCGCTATTCGATCTCGGTCCGGTTCGACGAGGGGGGCGGCGACGAGCTCGATCTGGTGGGCGTCTCGACGAGCCTGCCCCCGGGCTTCGACGCGGAGCTGCTTCCCAGCCCGGCCAGCCAGACCGACAGCACGCCCACCATGGCCGGCGAGATCCTGAGGATCGGCGCCGAGACCTTCGACGACTACGGCCCGGCGGTCACGAGCTTCGAGATCGCCGAGCTCACGTTCACCGTGAATACCCCCGTCACCGACGGATACGACCTGCGGATCGATCTGATCGATCCCGCCGACCGCATCGTGTCGAACGTGCTCGCACCCCGCGGCCCCGACGTTCGCGGCGGGCGGCTCGCGGTTCACGCGTCGTTGCCCCAGGGCCACGAGGTCGATCTCGACTTCATGGAGCTCGTCCACTTCACGAGCTTCGGGCCGGATCCTGCGACGGGCCTCGGTGAGGTGCCCTACGCCTACTACATCGGTCGCTTCGAGACGACGAACGACGAGTGGGTCGAACTCCTCAACGCGGTCGACCCCACCGGCGCGAACCCGCTCGGCCTCTACGACCCCGAGCAGACCTCGTCCTCGAACGGCGGGATCGACTACTTCCCGGGCAACCCGGCCGGCGAGAAGTACGCGTCCAAGCCGAATCGCGGACGCTTTCCCGTCAACTTCGTCGACTGGTTCGACGCGCTCCGGTACGTCAACTGGCTCGAGAACGGCAAGATGGACGGGGGGGACACCGAGGTCGGTTCGTACAACCTCCTCACGTCGCCGGTCACGGATCTCGGCGGCGCGTTCGGGCTGCCGACCGAGAACGAGTGGTACAAGGCCGCCTACGGACGTCCGATCGACGGCTTCTGGTGGCTCTACCCGATCCAGTCCAACTCGCCCCCCGGCGTCGCCACCTGCAACTTCTCGACGCGGACGGTGAACAACCCGTCGAGCACGACGGTCAACTATTCCTCGGCCTGCGGCTATCCCGTCGAGGTCGGCACGGCGCGCGCGGGTCAGACCACGAACGGCACCCAGGACCAGGCGGGCAACGTCTCCGAGTGGATCTACGCGCTCTCGGGCGACGGACTCTTCGCGAAGCACCGGGGAAGCCACTTCGACGAGTACACGGCGCCGCTCGAGAGCACCTTCGGCGGGACCTTCTCGCCGACCGGCACGAGCACCGACTTCATCGGCTTCCGGATCGTGCACCGGCGCGACAGTCCGGACTCGGACGCGGACGGAATCCAGGATCGGTTCGGTGCGAGCACCTTCGACATCTGCTTCGGCGGCCAGAACTTCGGCTGTCGGGACAACTGCAACGACGTCCGGAACCCCGACCAGACGGACACCGACGGCGACGGCGTCGGTGACGCCTGCGACACCTGCCCCTACGACTGGAATCCCCTCGAGACCTTCGACCTCTTCGGCGACGACGAGTTCTTCATCCCCGGGCAGCACGATACGGACGGGGACGGACTGGGCGACATCTGCGACGACGACGTGGACGGGGACGGAATTCCCAACGAGAGCGATCCCGACGCGGACGGGGATGGGGTGATGGACTCCGGTGCGCCCTGGATCTGCGGGCAGGAGCCGTCCGGCCAACCGTGCAACGACAACTGCCCGGGGATCCCGAATTCCGCGCAGTTCGACTGCGACGTGGACGGATTCGGCGATCAGTGCGACTACCGGCTGGACGTCGGGGCGGGGCCCGATCTCGACGGCGACGGCGTCGGCGACCGGAACGACGTCTGCCCGGGCTTCCTCGATCCCGACCAGAGCGACTTCGATCGCGACGGGTTCGGGGACGTGTGCGATCTCTGCCCGACGGTCAACGAGGAGATCCAGATCGACGCGGATCTCGACGGCGTCGGCGACGCCTGCGACGTCTGCCCCTTCGACTACGACCCAGGCCAGGCGGATGCGGATCTCGACGGGGTCGGCGACGCCTGCGATCTCGGCCTCGACACGGACGGCGATGGCGTGCCCGACGCCGACGACGGGTGTCCGCTGGTCTTCGAGACGTCGTCGGCGGACACCGACGGGGACGGGATCGGGGACGCCTGTGACCCGACGGTCGAGGTCTCGCAGACGGACTTCATGGACGCGACCGGCTACAACGGCTGCAACTTCGACTCCGACAACGACGAGTTCTTCGAGACCGCAGCGGGAGGCTCGACGTTCCAGTGGCTCTACAACGGGAGTGATGCAACTGGCGAGTGCTTCCTGACGGGCGACCTGGACGAGAACGGCTTCGTACCGTGGGGCTACGTTCCGACGGGTCCCTCCGGTGCGGACTGCTGCGTATACAGCTACGCGCAGGACGAGAGCGACCCGAATCCCTCGGTCGTGATGGTGACCGTCGAGTTCGGCGGCGCGATGGTCGACACGACGAACTCGGACGCGGACTTCGTCTACGACACCTGCGACAACTGCCCCGCGATCACGAACGCCGACCAGGCCGATCTCGACGGAGACGAGGTCGGCGACGTCTGCGACAACTGTCCGAACGATCCGAACCCGAGCCAGGCGGACACCGACGGCGACGGGATCGGCGACGCCTGCGACGCGATCCTCGGTCCGGAGCCCGACGGGCTCACGATGTTCTGGATCGGGTTGCTCGCGGCGGCGGCTCTCGCTCGCGTCCGTGTTCGCGCCGCGATCGGCTAA